The Arcobacter porcinus sequence TTATTTAATTTCATCTATAAATCTCTTTTTGAAGCTCAAAATACTCATCTCTTATTTTAAAATCACCAAATGAAGCCATAAGTTCTCTTCTATCAAATCCACTTTGTTCTATTAGTGTTGAGAGTTTATTCTCTCCTAGCTCTTTGAAACCATATTTTCTATATTTTTCTAAGATAAACTCTATAAAATCTTTTGCTTTTTCATTTTGATATTTCTCTATAAATTTTGAGTTTAAAGCAGCTATTGCTCTTTCATCTCTTGTTTTTATATTACAATTAAAAGACAAATGAGCCAAAACATCATAAATATCACTATTTTTTGCTTCAAAAATATCTTTTAAATCTTCAAGCTGAGACTCATCTATATTCATATCTTTTAGTTTCTCTAAAAGCTCTTTTCTATTTTTTGGATTACTCCAAATATCTCTTAGAGTTTGCTCATCATTGTAAAATCTTCCCAAAACACCTATTAAAAGCTCAAGATATTCAGAGCTTCTTAAAGGCTTTCCATCTACTCCTACATAAGTTGTCTCTATGTTTATTACTTTTAGTTTTTTACCTTTTATATCTATGATTACTTGCTCTTTTTTTGCTTTTTCCTCTTTTGTTTTTGCTTCAAATTCATCATCATTTAAAAACTCTTCTTTTTTATTTTGCTCTTTTTTTGTTTCATCTGTTTTATTCTCTTCATTTAGCTCATCATCTTCAATATTTTCAATATTTGTTGTTTTTATATCAACACTTAAAGGGTCATCATCCCAAGCTTTATCATAAAATAAGTTTGTAGCACCTACAAAATCTATAATAGTGAAGAAATCTTTTCCCTCATAAGTTCTTGTTCCTCTTCCAATTATCTGTTTAAACTCAGTCATAGAAGCAATTGGTGCAGTTAAAACCACATTTCGTACATTTTTTGCATCAACTCCAGTTGTTAGCATTTTTGAGCTTGTAAGAATAGTTGGAATATCCAAATCATTGTTTTGAAACTTCTCCAAAAATTCTCTTCCAATCTCACCCTCATCACTTGTAACTCTTACACAATAGTTGCTATCTTTTATAGTTTTATATCTATCTATTGCTGCTTTCATACTACTTGCGTGTGCTTGATTTACACAAAAAATAATTGTTTTATCAAAAGGATTTATATTTTCTAAAATTGTTTTGGCTATTAGTTTTGTTCTTTTTGGAATAATCACACTTTTTTCAAACTCTTGAAGAGTTACTATATTTTTATCCAACTCACCTGTGATTATATCATCTGGATTGAAGTGATACTCATCTATATTTGTTTGAATTCTCTTTACTTTATATGGAGTTAAAAATCCATCATTTATTCCATCTTTTAAAGAGTATTCATAAACTGGTTCTCCAAAGTATTTGTAAGTATCGCCGTTGTCATCTCTTTTTGGAGTTGCTGTAAGTCCTAAATGAGTAGCATGTGAGAAATGATTTAAAATATCTCTCCAAGAGCTAGTATCATTTGCACTACCTCTATGACACTCATCTATGATAACTAGGTCAAAAAAGTTTGACGGATACTGTTTATAGTAAGCTATTACATCATCTTCATTCTCTTCATCACTATTTTCAATAATTCTATTTTTATTCTCAGCAATAGATTGATAAATAGCAAAAAATACATTTCCATTTGTAGGAACTTTTCCACCTCTTCTTTTTATATCTTTTCCATTTATATCCACCAAATCCTTTTCCATAGGATTAAACTCATTCATAGCTTGAGATTTTAAAACATTTCTATCTGCAAGAATCAAGATTTTTGGTCTTCTATTTGTTTTATCTTTATTCCATCTTGCTTGAAACAATCTATATACGATTTGAAAAGCTATATATGTTTTTCCTGTTCCAGTTGCTAGGGTTAAAAGAACTCTATTTTTATCATTTGCTATTGCTTCAACTGCTTTTTGAACTGCGATTTGTTGATAAAATCTTGGTTTTTTATTCCCTTCAAAATAAAAATTTTGAGTAATTACTCTCTCTTCTTGCTCTTTTAATTTTCCAAATTTTCTATAAAAAAGCTCTTCTGGAGTTGGATAATCTTCTATAAATCGACCTTTTCCACAAAGAAGTGAGTGTTCATAGATTTTATCTCCATTTGTAGAGTAAACAAAATCAATTTTTAGTTTTTGTGCATAGTTTATGCTTTGTTGAAGTCCATCAAGTGGATCTTTGTTTTGAGCTTTTGCTTCAATGATTGCAAGATTTGTATTTTTATAAACCAAAAGATAATCTACAAAATATCTCTTCCCTCTTTTTCCACCTATTAATTTTCTACCATCTGTAAAATAGTATTCTCTAACTATATTTGAAGATTTCCAATTTGAAGTTTCAAGTTTTGGATCTATTAAATTTGCACGAGTATCAGATTCACTATAAGCCATATTTTCCCTATGTTTAAAAAATATTAGATTATATCAAATAATAAGTTAATTGACTTTTTTAAAAAATAAGCAAAAAAAAAGGAAGTGAAATTTCACTCCCTTTTATAAATTTAGATGATTTTACATCATCCCAGGCATTCCACCCATTCCACTCATATCTGGCATAGCAGAAGATTTGTCCTCTTTTATCTCTGTAACTGTTGCTTCTGTTGTAAGAAGTAAAGAAGCTACTGAAACTGCATTTTGCATAGCAACTCTTTCTACTTTTGCAGGATCCACAATTCCAGCTTCAAACATATCAACATATTCTCCACTTGAAGCATCAAATCCTAGGTTTTCATTTGAAGATTTTTCAACTTCATTTGCAACAACACCAGCATCATATCCAGCATTTGTAGCAATTTGTTTTAATGGTGCTTTAATAGCTCTTAAAACTATATTTGCTCCAATTAGTTCATCATCTTTTAAATCTAATTTAACTTTTGCAGCAGCTCTAATTAAAGCAGCTCCACCACCAATTACAATTCCTTCTTCAACAGCAGCTCTTGTTGCACTTAATGCATCATCAACTCTATCTTTTTTCTCTTTCATCTCTGTTTCTGTTGCAGCACCAACTTTAATAACAGCAACTCCACCACTTAGTTTTGCAAGTCTTTCTTGAAGTTTTTCTCTATCATAATCACTTGTTGTATTAGAAATTTCAGCTTTTATTTGATTTACTCTTCCTAAAACTGCATCTTTACTTCCATTTCCATCAACAATTGTTGTATTATCTTTATCAATAACAATTTTTGAAGCAACTCCTAATGCACTTAAATCAGTAGTTTCAAGTTTCATTCCCATCTCTTCAGAAATAACTGTTCCACCTGTTAATACAGCAATATCTTCAAGCATAGCTTTTCTTCTATCACCAAATCCTGGAGCTTTTACAGCAGCAATTTGTAATGCACCTCTTAATCTATTTACAACTAATGTCGCAAGAGCTTCTCCATCTACATCTTCAGCAATAATAAGAAGAGGACGTCCTGCTTTATTTACACCTTCAAGAATTGGTAAAAGCTCTTTTAATGAAGAGATTTTTTTATCATAAAGTAAGATAAATGGATTA is a genomic window containing:
- the hsdR gene encoding EcoAI/FtnUII family type I restriction enzme subunit R — encoded protein: MAYSESDTRANLIDPKLETSNWKSSNIVREYYFTDGRKLIGGKRGKRYFVDYLLVYKNTNLAIIEAKAQNKDPLDGLQQSINYAQKLKIDFVYSTNGDKIYEHSLLCGKGRFIEDYPTPEELFYRKFGKLKEQEERVITQNFYFEGNKKPRFYQQIAVQKAVEAIANDKNRVLLTLATGTGKTYIAFQIVYRLFQARWNKDKTNRRPKILILADRNVLKSQAMNEFNPMEKDLVDINGKDIKRRGGKVPTNGNVFFAIYQSIAENKNRIIENSDEENEDDVIAYYKQYPSNFFDLVIIDECHRGSANDTSSWRDILNHFSHATHLGLTATPKRDDNGDTYKYFGEPVYEYSLKDGINDGFLTPYKVKRIQTNIDEYHFNPDDIITGELDKNIVTLQEFEKSVIIPKRTKLIAKTILENINPFDKTIIFCVNQAHASSMKAAIDRYKTIKDSNYCVRVTSDEGEIGREFLEKFQNNDLDIPTILTSSKMLTTGVDAKNVRNVVLTAPIASMTEFKQIIGRGTRTYEGKDFFTIIDFVGATNLFYDKAWDDDPLSVDIKTTNIENIEDDELNEENKTDETKKEQNKKEEFLNDDEFEAKTKEEKAKKEQVIIDIKGKKLKVINIETTYVGVDGKPLRSSEYLELLIGVLGRFYNDEQTLRDIWSNPKNRKELLEKLKDMNIDESQLEDLKDIFEAKNSDIYDVLAHLSFNCNIKTRDERAIAALNSKFIEKYQNEKAKDFIEFILEKYRKYGFKELGENKLSTLIEQSGFDRRELMASFGDFKIRDEYFELQKEIYR
- the groL gene encoding chaperonin GroEL (60 kDa chaperone family; promotes refolding of misfolded polypeptides especially under stressful conditions; forms two stacked rings of heptamers to form a barrel-shaped 14mer; ends can be capped by GroES; misfolded proteins enter the barrel where they are refolded when GroES binds); translation: MAKEIIFSDNARNRLFAGVEKLADAVKVTMGPRGRNVLLQKSFGAPTITKDGVSVAREIELADTLENMGAQLVKEVASKTADEAGDGTTTATVLAHSIFKEGLRNVTAGANPISLKRGMDKACEAILVELKKSSRVVENKTEIEQVATISANSDSAIGKMIAEAMEKVGKDGVITVEEAKGISDELDVVEGMQFDRGYLSPYFVTNPEKMTTEFDNPFILLYDKKISSLKELLPILEGVNKAGRPLLIIAEDVDGEALATLVVNRLRGALQIAAVKAPGFGDRRKAMLEDIAVLTGGTVISEEMGMKLETTDLSALGVASKIVIDKDNTTIVDGNGSKDAVLGRVNQIKAEISNTTSDYDREKLQERLAKLSGGVAVIKVGAATETEMKEKKDRVDDALSATRAAVEEGIVIGGGAALIRAAAKVKLDLKDDELIGANIVLRAIKAPLKQIATNAGYDAGVVANEVEKSSNENLGFDASSGEYVDMFEAGIVDPAKVERVAMQNAVSVASLLLTTEATVTEIKEDKSSAMPDMSGMGGMPGMM